DNA from Tumebacillus sp. BK434:
AGCTTAGGCGCCAACCTGATCCAAGGCATCGCCACCACGCTGATCGAAGGCGTCAACTTCGCCCGCCATCAGGATCAGGCGGTCGTGCTGGAAGTCGACGAAGCGACGATCGGCAATGTGATCGGCCACCTGCAGCCGAAAGCGGTGGTGGTGACCAACTTCTTCCGCGACCAGATGGACCGCTACGGCGAGTTGGACACGGTGGTCGACATGGTCGGACGAGCGCTTAAGAAAGCGCCGAACAACACGACGGTGATCCTGAACGCCGACGATCCGCTGGTGACGTCGATCGCCCCGGAAGGCAAAACGGTGGTCTACTACGGCATCGAGTCCAGCCAGTTTGACTCCGAGTCGCACTCCGAAGTGCGTGACGGCAAGTTCTGCCGCCAATGCGGGGGCAACTTGCAATACAGTTTGTACCACTACGGACAGCTCGGATTCTATGACTGCCCGGACTGCGACTTCACCCGTCCGATCCCATCGGTGGTGGCGGAAGACGTCGCCCTGCACGCGGAAGGCATCCGTTTCCAAGTCGGCTCGGTGACCGGCTTCATCAACTCTCCGGCGCTCTACAACGTCTACAACGCGCTGGCGGCGATCACCGCCTCCACCGTGTTTGGTGTGCAGGACGAAGTGCTGGTCCGCGAGATGGGCTATATGAAAACGCAGCTCGGCCGCATGGAGCGACTGACCTCGGCCGGCGGGCGCAACCTGATGCTGACCTTGGTCAAGAACCCGACTGGTTTCAACGAAGTGTTGAAAGTGGTCGAGCATGAGCAGCGTCCGGTGGAGCTGGTGATCATCCTGAACGACCGCTATGCGGACGGCACCGACGTGTCGTGGATCTGGGACACGAACATCGAGCGCCTGCACCAGTTCGCCGACCTGCGCCGCATCTACTGCGCCGGGACGCGGGCGGAAGACTTTGCGATCCGCCTGCGCTATGCGGACCTCGGCAGCATCACCGAGATCGTCGAGCCTGACATCGCTTGTGTCGAACAAGCTCTGCGCGACCTGCCGGACGGGCACATGCTGTACATTCTGTCCACCTATACCTCGCTCTACAACATTCGCGACCATCTGCTGAACCAAGGAGGGAAGGAACTTGCACCTGAAAATCGCGCATCTGTATCCTGATCTGCTCGACCTGTACAGCGACCGCGGCAACGTGATCATTCTGCAAAAGCGCGCCGAATGGCGCGGCTTGCGCGCCACCGTCGACGAGATCACCGTCGGCCATGAGCCGGACTTGTCCGAATACGACATCCTCGTCATGGGCGGGGGCATGGACCGTGAGCAGGGCATCGTGGCGGGCGACTTGCAAAAGCGGCGCGAGAACCTGCAGCACGCCGTGGACAAGGGCACGGTGATCGTCGCGATCTGCGGCGGCTACCAGCTGCTCGGCAACTATTTCGAAACGAGCGGCGGGCAGCGCATCCCGGGCATCGGCCTGCTCGACATCGAAACGGTCGGCGCGAAGGTGCGCATGGTCGGCAACGTTGTCGCTGAGATGGAGATCGACGGCGTGAAGACGAACATCATCGGCTACGAAAACCATTCCGGCAAAACGTACCTCGGCAAAGGCGTGCAGCCGATGATGAAAGTGATCAAAGGCTATGGCAACAGCGGCGAGGACAAGTTCGAAGGCGTGCGCCAAGGCACCGTGTTTGGCACCTACCTGCATGGCCCGCTCTTGGCGAAGAACCCGGCGCTGGCCGACCACATGATCTCCTTGGCGCTGAAGCGCAAAGACCTGTCGGTGCAGTTGGAAGGGCTCAACGACGAACTGGAAGCGCGGACGCAGCAGAAGCTGTACAAGCGACTCGTCGAATCCCGTTAAGATCACAGCCGTCCGGGCAAGCTGCCCGGGCGGCTTTTTTTGCTTCCCAAAGATTGGGCAGTGCCTTATAATGGAATTTAATCAGACAGAAGGAGGAGTTTTCATATGACAATCATCAATCCGGTATCTGAGGTAGCAGGCAAGTAACCTCCGAAAAACAGGATTTGATCGACTAGGTAAAATCGTGTCCTGCGCTTCGGAGGGATGGATGAAAATCGTTCCGAACACAGGAGGAAATAATAAGTATGAAGCAATTACAGATGCAATCGCGCGCCGATCATAACATTCGGATCTTGTTTTGGGCCACGCTGTTTGGCAGCGTCAATTTTCTGGAACCGATCTTGACTTTGTTTTATTTTGAGCGGGGGCTCTCGGAAGCCGGCGTGTTGTGGATGACGCTGTGCTGGTGCATGGCTGTTTTGGTGTTTGAAGTGCCGACGGGGGCGTTTGCCGACCGCTTCGGCGCGAAAGCTTCGTTTCTCGTCGGCAGCTTGGTCGGCATGCTGAGCACGGCAGTGTTGTTTTTTGCGGACAGCCTGCTCTTGTTCTGTCTGTCCAACGTGCTGAGCGGCATGGCGGTGACGTTCTTTTCCGGCTCGGAAGAAGCGCTGATCTATGAATCGCTGAAAGAAGAGCAGCGCGAAGACGAGATGAGCGGCGTGATGGGCAAGATCCAGTCGGCGATCTATGTGCCGGCGATCGCCGCGACGCTGTTTGGCGCTTTCTGGGCGCGCGACTTGGCGGAAGACCAGTTCCGCCTGCTGATCCTGTTCGGGCTCTTGGCGCAGTTGGTGCGCCTCGTGCTGGTGTTTCGCGTGGCCAATCCGAAGCAGGAGGACAGCTTCCGCGACAACCCGTTCCAGCATGTCAAAAACGGCATGTATGTGATCAAAAAGACGCCCGACCTGATCAAGTTGTTCCTGAACTTCACCATTGTCTTCATCCCGGCGGTGGCGGTGTTTGGCAAGTTTGAGCAGCCGTATCTCAACCTGTCCGGGCTGCCGGTCGAGTGGCTGGGCGTGCTGTATGCGACCGGTTCGGCGGTGGCGCTGTTGATCGCGCGCAAGCTGGACTGGCTGACCGGGCGCTTCTCTCGCGTGACCTTGATGCAGGTGACGGGGATCGCCACGTTCCTGATGGTGCTGACCGCGACGTTGATCCAGAACTCGCTGGCGGTGGCGCTGACCGTCTACTTCGTGCTCCGCATCTCGCGCACGATCCGCTATCCGCTGTACTCGCATCTGGCCAACGGCTACATCCCGTCCGGCAGCCGGGCGACGACGCTGTCGCTTTTGTCGATCGCCGATTCGCTGTTCGATCTGCTGATCATCGGCGGCGTCGCGCTGATCAGTACGCTGGGACTGGGTGCCGCGCAGTACTCGTCGATGACGGTGATCTTCGGGGTCTGCGCCCTGATCATCCTGCTTGGCAACCTTGCGCCGATTCGCGTGGCGAAAGAGGCGACCAAACTGCAAGAGCTGAAGCACCAATAGAGACGCGCAAAAAGCCCTGTTCCTCAGCGAACAGGGCTTTTTATTGTCAATGCAGTTCAGCAGCGCTTTTGCCTGCGACGTAGCCGGTGGAGAAGGCGACGGTGATGTTGAAGCCGCCGGTGTAGCCGTGCAGATCGAGCACTTCTCCGGAGAAAAACAGTCCTGGCATCAGTTTCGACTGCATGGTGCTCGGCGTGATCTCTTTCAGATGCACGCCGCCGCCGGTGATGAACGCTTCTTCGATCGACAAGGTGCCGGTCGCCGTGATCGGCAGAGCTTTGAGCAGCGCGGCCAGCTCGGCGAGCGGTTTTTTCGGCAGGTTGGCGAAAGTGGTGTCTTCCGGCAGGCCGGCTTGGCTCAGGCAAAGCGGGATCATCCGCTCCGGGATGTAGCCTTTGATCACGTTTTTGAACGCTTTTTTCGGCTCCTGTTCGGCGAGCTTGAACAGCTCGCTGTGCACGTCTTCCGGCCGTTTGTCCGGGAACAGGTCGAGCAGCATCTGCACGGAGCTGCCGCCTTTTTTCAGCTCCTTGACGACAAATTGGGAGCAGCGCAGCACGGCCGGGCCGGAGATGCCGAAGTGGGTGAAGATCATGTCGCCTTCGTGCTCGATCACTTTCTTGCCTTTGGCGTTCAGCACGGTCAGGACGATGTGGCGCAGGGACAAGCCTTGCAGGTCGCGAACCCACTGCGTATTCGACCGGACCGGGACCTCGGTCGGGTAGAGCTCGGTGATCGTGTGGCCGGCCGCGCGCGCCCAGGCATAGCCGTCACCGGTCGAGCCGGTCTTCGGCACCGACATGCCGCCGACGGCGATGATCACCGTCCGGCTGTCGAAGCTCCCGCCGCCGCGCAGTTTGACGCCGGCCACTTGGCCGTCTTCATAGCGGACATGGGCGACCGGCGTGTTCGTTTTGATCGTGATGTCGAGCTCGTCCATCTTGCGCAGCAAGGCGTCGAGCACCGACTTGGCCTTGTCGGTGACCGGGAACATCCGGCCGCGGTCTTCTTCTTTCAGCTTGATGCCGAGGTCTTCGAAAAAGCGGACGATGTCGCGATTGTTGAACACAGAAAACGGCCCGTGCATGAAGCGGCCGTTGCCAGGGATATGCTTGATCAGCTCATCGATGTCTTTGTTGTTCGTCACGTTGCAGCGGCCGCCGCCGGAGATCAGCAGCTTGCGGCCGAGCTTGTCCCCTTTTTCGAGGAGCAGCACCTTGGCTCCGTGCAGGCCTGCGGAGATCGCCGCCATCAGGCCGGACGGTCCGCCGCCGATGACGATGCAGTCGTACTTCATGAAAGGTACCTCCAAAGGCGTTTGATGATATGAAAAAGCCACTGTCCGAAAACAGTGGCATTTCAATTCAGCGACTACTCAGCGTCAGCCATCTTTTCGTAAGCAGCGACTACGCGGTTCCACTCTTGCTCATCTTCGATGTCGATGAGGTATTCTTCGCCCTCTTCGTCTTCTTCGATGCGCATGATGAAACCATCGTCTTCGGTACCGTCTGCAGCGACGAGGATCGCATAGTGCTGTTCTTCCACTTGCATGGTCTCAACGATGATAAACTCACGCTCGTTGCCCTCGTCATCGGTCAGGATAACGACTTCTTCATGCTCGTGGTCGTGGTTGCAGTTCTCGTCATGTACATGGTTATGATCGGACATGAGGTGATCCCTCTCTTCCTTAGGTAAAAGTCTTGGATAATAATAGCATGCTCGTTTTTCGCCGTCAAATACAGGAAGATTCAGGGGCTACGCTTCCGGCGTTGCGGCGATCGTCGAGGCGATTTTTTCGGTGACCGCCTGCAGCAGCTCATCCACTTTTTGCATCGCTTCTTTGTACGCTTTCACTTCCGGATAGCTGTCCAGCTCCGCCTGCAACTGCTTCATGTCCTGGCGCAGGCCGTCGAGGTGCGGGCCTTGCGAGTATTCGGCGAGGCGGTCGTAGTTCTCCTGCAGCTCTTTGAACTTGGAGACTTTGGCGGCAAGCTCCGCGTTGGCCAGCATCTGCTCTTCGCATTTTTTATAATGATCGACTTCAGGCGTGCGCAGAATCATCTCCCCGAGTTCAAACGCCTGTGCCCAGATTTCGTTGCGGTCGAGTGTGCTCATAAGTAAAACCCTCCTGACTGAAAGAATCCACACCCCAAGGCGGGATGTGGATGTGATCATTTAGTGCTTGTATTGATGGTTTGCGTTCAAATGTTTGAACTTCTCGTCGCGCTTATTGTCGTAAAGTTCAGTGATGAAACCGACTGCGATCCCGGCAACAACGGAGAGGCCCAAGAGTGCGTATGAATGCGAAAGTATCCCGACGACGACCAGCACGAAGCAGACCGCGTAGAAAAAGTAACGATTGAGCATCGACATGGGACAAGACCTCCTTTTCTTCCTCTTCCCATTATAGACGAAACCCCACATCGGTCGCAATGTGGGGCGCTTGGATTTAATCGGCGTTGTTCAGAAATCCCCACGATTCCACATGGCCGTGCGGCCATTTGGTCTCGGCGATATGGGCGAGCGGCGAGAGGCTCTCTGCGGGCGAGCCGGGCATGTAGATGCCTTCGAGCACGTATTTGGCCGTCTCCAGGCAGCGGCGGGCATTGTGCAGCGCGTCGGGCAGGCTCGGGTCACTCATGTAAAACAAGGCGGAGTTGATCAGTCCGCGCGTAGACTGTTCGACGTTGCCGACTTTGGTCTGATAGGTGTGCTGGAAGTTGTCCATGTGTACCCTCCTTTGCTTGTCGCAGCTAGTTTCTGCCGAGTCGTTCAAGAGATATTCACTTGACGTTCATGGATGGTACTTTTATTCTAAAAGGGGTATATGTATAGCGCTTTTTTGTAAAGGGTATATGAAAGACTGGAAAGGGGGCGACGCGCAATGATCGGAACGCTCGCTGCCGTAGCCGCAGTTTTGGGCTTGCTCTTCATGTGTGCTTCGATTACGAAGGAAAACACCGAGAAGGCAGTTCGAAAGCAATACGAATCCTGGGAAAATTAATCCCAACCTCTGACAGCAGGGCCGTGCGAACAGCCCTGCTGTTTTTCCGAAAAAGGAGTGACACGTGTGGAACACCACAAGTTTCGGTTCATAAAAGGCCGTGAGTATGCGTTTTTCCATGAAGACGTTCACTTGCTGATGATCGATTTTGAACGCGACGAGAAAAAGGAAATCTACCGCATCGACGATCAGGAAGCGGATGGCACATACATATTAGAGTATCCGGGCGAGTTGTACATCGAGCAGATCAAAGAGATCATCACGTCGATCTTCTTCGTGCAGGTCAGTGAAGAGCACCGCGAAGGACGCTATGCGCTGGGGGCGTATTTCACCTGTCAGCGCAAGGAGTACGCTTTGTTCTATGACCGTGAGAACCTCGAGAATGCCGAGCTGATCTTCTTCCGCGCCGTCGCGACCGGCACCGGCGATTACGAGCTGTCCAACATCACCGACGAGGACGAGTACCGCGAAGTGGTCGAACACATTCAGGAGCGCTACGGGCACATCTTCTCGTAACAGAAAAAAGGCATGTCGTTTCGTAGCTCGCACGAAAGACATGCCTTTTGCTTATTTCGGGAGGTTGCCGAGCAAAAATTCGGCCAACTCCTCGGTCTCTTCCTGGTCGGTCAGTCCGAACTGCGCGGCGAGGATGTGCAGCTTATCCTCTTCGAGGTCCTCTTTGTCGAGGATGGCGCTGCGGCCGGACTGGATGTTGGTGACGATGCTTTTCCCGTAAAATTGCTTGGTTTGGGTGATCGCCAGGTCCCAGCGGTGGTTGCCGACGAAACCGACGAAACGAGTGATCGTTTCTTCCTGATCGTCATACATGTTGATATACATAGAAGGAACACCTCTTTTTTCAGATCTGATATGTACTCATCCTATAGTACGATTTTCAATGTGCTTCTACAAGTCCTGCGCGTCAGGGTTTATAATGGGAGCAAACAGAACTGCCAGAAGGGAAGGGGAATCCGGGGATGTCGACGTTTCGCTTACAGCTGTTTCCGCTGCATGCGGTGCTCTACCCGCATGGACTGTTGCCGCTGCATATTTTTGAACCGCGTTACCGCACGATGATCGAGATGTGCGTCGAGCATGACGTGCCGTTTGGGGTCGTGCAGATTCTCTCCGGCCTCGAGGCGGGCGGCAGGGCCAAGACGGCCGACGTGGGTACGGTCGCCCGCATCCAGAGTCTGACGCGCCTCGAAGACGGGCGCATGCTGATCACCACCCGCGGCGAAGGGCGCTTCAAGATCCTCTCGTCCGCCTATGACGGAGAGTGTCTGACCGCCGAGGTGGAGCCGCTGGAAGACCGTCCGACACCGGAGCTCACGTTGGCGTCGGCCATCAAGGAGAACGCCGATCTGCCGGAGCTGTTCGACCGCTACCACCGGCTGTTGTCGCACTCCTTGAACGCGGTGTACGAGAAGCTCAACCTGCCGAACGACCCGGAGCTCCTGTCGTGGATGATCCCGGCGTTTTTGCACGTGCCGCCGGAGCTGAAGCAGGCGGTGCTGAGCAACACTTCGCTCCCGCAGCGCTTGGAGCTGGTGCGGGAACTGCTCGAAGAAGAGGCGGAGAAGCTCGAAGAGATGATCCGGGAAGCGCGCGGAGAGTAGTTATGCTATAATAGTTTTCGATCTGTTGGGAAACGATAGAACACAGGAGGGAAACGTGCAGATGGCAGATACCAAAGCGCAGCTCCTTAAGCTGATCGAGTCGATGGATGAATACATCGGGCAAGCCAAAGCAGGCATGAAGAAGAACTATGACCAGATCGAAGGCATGCGAGCGGAACTGACCGAGCGCGGCTTCGGCGAAGCGCTGGAAGAAGTGGAAGGCGTGGTGGAGATCACCGGGCACCACGGACAGGCGCTGGGCCGTCTGACGATGGCCGGGATGGTGCGAGGCGAGCTTCAGAAGATTCTGGACGGGCTGGAATAGACAAAATAACGTCAAACACTGTTTGGAAACTCTAATTTACAACTTATTGCTTCTTTGTTACCATAGAAACGACTATGAATGGCTGGAAAGGTGAGGGTCGATCATGAAAAAAGCTCTGTTGATCACCGATATTCAATCTGATTTTCTCGGCAACATGGATTACATATATCCGCTCTGTCAAGAATACCTCGACAAGTCCGGCGACCAGTATGACCTGATCGTACTGACGCATTGGAAGCACGAGGAGAACCACAACGAGAACACCTTGATGCTCAAGCATCCGAAGGCGCACATCGTCGAGAAGCGCGGCTATTCCGCGTACAACGACGAGATGAAGCAGCTGTTGGCAGACAACAAGATCGACACCGTGCATCTGGCCGGCATCGACTCCGACATGACCGTTCTGGCGACCATGTACAACCTGCTCGACGCAGGCTTCAAAGTACAGGTGCTCGAACGCCTCTTGGCATCCTTCTCCACCCGCGGCTGGGAATCGACCACGATCATGCGCTTCGTTCTGGGCGATGAAAACGTGCTGTCCCTCGGCGGCGGCCGCGTTTGGGTCTAATTTCAGCTGTGTGCGAACCTGCCCGCCGGTAGCCGGGCAGGTTTTTTCTGTCAGGGTTAGCCCCCTCTCCTCGCGGTAACACTAAGCTCAAATTCGAAGCGAGGTGAGGAGCTTGTCTTGGGTCTATTGGGCAGGATTGTATGACAGCAAGTTCGAGGCCTATTGTGCCGTGATGTGGGTAGAAGGCGACAAGCGGATCTATGGGCAGCAGCCTCCGCAAGAAGTGGAATTATACCGTACCAATCGCGGCAAATTCGGAGTACGTTTCAAATAAGCAGTTTAAAGCAGCACCGGACAGGCTAAACTGAATCTGTAACTCAAAGCCCGCTTGTGACACTTGGAGTGCACAAGGGGCTTTTGTGTGAGAGGAGATCTGTGTCATGAGTGAACAGCCGAAAGTCATCCTCGACATTCGCGGCGAAGAAGAGTACATAACCGGTCACATTCCGGGCTCGAAAAACATCGGGCTGCAGGAATTGTCGTTTGCGCTGGGTGATGTGGAGCCGGATGAGAAAATATTGCTGGTCTGCCGCACCGGAAAGCGTGCAGGGCAGGTAAAGCTGTTATTGGAAGACGAAGGGTATCATAATGTAGAAGTACTGGCGGGCGGCATGGAAGCGTATAAAGGCGAGATTGAAAAAGGGGAGTAAGCAAAAGAGTCAGGTACTTCTCATTTTTGACCAAAATTGACCTTTCTTGACCTTCTGACCGTCTTTGACCTTTGGCAAATTATCAGTATACTTAGAAGTAAGCAAATCACACCAACACGCACGTTGTAAAAGGAGGATTTTCAGATGAATCTCGTCCCGTATGTAATCGAACAGACTTCGCGCGGTGAGCGCTCTTACGATATCTACTCCCGCCTGCTGAAAGACCGTATCATCTTCCTCGGTACCGAGGTGAACGACGATGTGGCGAACTCGATCGTGGCACAGCTGTTGTTCCTGGCGGCCGATGACCCGGATAAGGATATCCACCTGTACATCAACTCGCCGGGCGGCTCGATCTCCTCAGGCTTTGCGATCTATGACACCATGCAGTACATCAAGCCGGACGTGTCGACGATCTGCATCGGGATGGCGGCGTCGATGGGTGCGTTCCTGCTGGCAGCAGGCGCGAAAGGCAAGCGCATCGCACTGCCGAACGCAGAAGTGATGATCCACCAGCCGCTGGGCGGCGCGCGCGGCCAGGCGACCGACATTGAGATTGCGGCGAAGCGCATTTTGCACACCAAAGCGAAGATCAACCAGATCATCTCCGAGCGCACCGGCCAGCCGATCGAGAAAGTGGCGGCCGACTCCGACCGCGACAGATGGTTCGATGCTCCGGAAGCGCTGGAGTACGGCCTGATCGACAAAGTGATCGAAAACATCAACGAAGTGAAATAAAGAGATCTGCAAGCGGCAGGGGACCCTTCTCCTGCCGTTTTTGAGTTTGGAAGCGAGGGATGCAAAATGACCGAACTAGGGAAATGGATGGCAGCACAGATCCGCCAAGGCGGCCCGGTGCCGTTCGCACAGTTTATGGAGTGGGCGCTGTACCACCCGGAACTGGGCTATTACACCGGCGAGCGCCGCAAATTCGGCAAGGCGGGCGATTTCTATACCAGTCCGGGGATCAACCCGGTCTTCGCCGAAGTGCTGGCCGATCAGCTGGCGGAAAAAGCGTCGCTCGTGGCAGCAGAGCCGTTTGTGCTGCTCGAGTTTGGCGCGGGCGAAGGGATGCTCGCCCGCGACCTCCTGAACCGCTGGCAGGCGGAGCATCCGGCGTTGTACGCGAATGCGGAGTACCGCATCGTGGAGATCTCGCCTGCGCTGCGGGCACGGCAGGCCGAGCTGACCGGGGCACATCCCGGCAAAGTGGCGTGGATGACGCGCGAAGAGGTGCTGGCTGGCGGCGCGTTTGTCGGGGCGGTGCTGACCAATGAGTTTGTCGATGCCTTCCCGGTGCACCGGGTGGTGAAGCAGGACGGCGGGCTGGCCGAGCTGTATGTGGATTGGGAAGCGGAGCCAAGGCGGACGGACGGGATGTTCGACATGGAAGTTCGCGCGGACATGGCCGCAGGACTTCCGAGGGAGCAGTTGGAGCAGGATAGTTCGGAAGCTGTGCCCGGCAGGAGTGTACACGATGAGGGTGCCTTCGAGCCGGGGAGATATGTTGTCATTCCCGGTGCGCTTTCTGATGTTCGGATCGAAGAGTACGCTGCCGCCTACGCCGCTGGGATGATCCGCGGGCAGGTGACCGAAGTGGGGCTGCCGGGGCTGGATTGGTATCAAGAAGTTGCCGGGCTGTTGCAGCAGGGGTGGATTCTGACGATCGACTATGGCTTCGATGCGGAGATGCTGCATCACAAGAGCCGGATGGACGGCACACTGCGCGGGTTTTATCAGCACACGCTGGTCAGCGATCCGTTTCAGCACGTCGGCGAGATGGATCTGACGGCCGATGTCAATTTTACCGCTCTGCAAGCGGTCGGTGAGCAGGCCGGGCTGGTGACCGAGTTTTACGGCTCGCAGGCGAAATATCTGCTGCAGAGCGGCATCTTGCAGCGCCTGAAAGACGTATTCAGCGCCGACCTGATCAACGACCCGGACATGAAGCGCAACCGGGCGATCAAGCAGCTGATCATGCCGGGCGGGATCGGCGATCATTTTAAAGTGCTGGTGCAATCGCGAGGCGTCTCTGTGCTATAATGGACGGGTATTGCAGTAAAGGGGTGACAAGCCTGTGTTCCTGAAACGTTTGTCCATCGCGCTGTTTGTATTCTGCGTGTTGTTTTTGGCCTTGGGCCTTTGGTTTATGAAAAGCGGTAACATGGTCGGCTAAGAATATGCAAAAAAGCCACGGAATTCCTTTTGACAGGAGCCGTGGCTTTTTTTATTATGATTTGGCTACGTAGAGCAGACCGGTCGTGCCGGCTCCGACATGCGCGCCGACAACGCCGGAGATCTCGATGAGCGCGGTGTTGGTCACGCCTTGCTCGTGCAGCAGAGCCTGCAGCTCGAGCGCCTGCTCCGGCGCAGCGACGTGGCCGATGCCGAAGATCAGATCCGGGTCGGGCTGGTGCTCCTGCACATAGCGCAGGATCGTCGCCAGCGCATTTTTCTTGCCGCGCACCTTGTCGTACTGTTGCACGACACCTTCTCGATCGAGCATCAGGATCGGCTTGATCGCCAGCAGCGAACCGAACAGGAAGGCGAGATTGTTGATCCGCCCCGATTTGCGCAAGTTGTCGAGCGTCGCCACGGAAAACACCAATTGAGAGCGCTTTCTTAGATCTTGCAAGCGTGCTGTGATCTCCTCCGCATTCTTGCCGGCGTGCGCCAGCTTCGCAGCTTCCAGCGCCAAGACGCCTTGGCCAAAGGAAACGTTCAGCGTGTCAAAGATCGTCACGCGATCCGGATCGCTCACCATGTCACGCCCGATTCTGGCCGACTGCACGGTGCCGGAGAGGGTGGAGGCGAGGCCGACATAATACACGTCGTCGCCCGCGTCTAAAATCTTCTGGAACCGGTCGCGCATCAAAGCAGGGCTCGGCTGGGAAGTGGTCGGCAACACTTTCGATGCGGCCATCTTCTCATAAAATTCTGCTTTGCTGATCTCGATTCCGTCGGCATATGTTGTACCTTCGAAGATCACATTAAGCGGGACAATGTCGATCCCATACTCTGCGACCATCGAAGAAGTGAGATCTGAAGTGCTGTCCGTTACGATTCGGAGCATAATCATCCGCCTTCCATTCCACAGATTTATAAATTATAACATAGAACTAGTTATTAGGACTAGGTATTTAGATTTTTGTCAATTGTGACATACTTTTTCAGAATTTAGACGAATATAGTGTGGATTATTGGCAAGTTGTTGTGTAAAATAGGGTAGAAACTAACGCATCAGTCCGCTGGGAGGTACTAATAGATGTCTATCAAACTTGCAATTAACGGTTTTGGCCGTATCGGCCGCATGGTGTTCCGTGCAGCAGCACTTGACCCGCAAATCGAGATCGTGGCGATCAACGCAACTCATGATGTGAAAGCGCTTGCGCATCTTTTGAAATATGATTCCGTACAGGGCAAATTTAATGCAGAGGTCGAAACGACCGCTGACAGCATCATCGTGAACGGCCGTGAGACGAAGATCGTCGGCGACCGCAACCCGTTAAATCTGCCGTGGAAGGAACTCGGCGTTGACATTGTGATCGAAGCGACCGGCAAGTTCCGCTCCAAAGAGACGGCCGGCCAGCACATCACCGCAGGGGCAAAGAAAGTCATCATCACTGCACCTGGTAAAGATGAAGACGTGACGATCGTCATGGGCGTCAACGAAGAGATGTACGATCCTGAAAAGCATGATGTCATCTCCAACGCATCCTGCACCACCAACTGCCTCGCCCCGGTGGCGAAAGTGCTGCATGACAAGTTCACGATCCTGAACGGGCTGATGACGACGATTCATGCCTACACCAACGATCAGAACAACCTCGACAACCCGCACAAAGACCTGCGCCGCGCCCGCGCTTGCGCCCAGTCGATCATCCCGACGACGACCGGCGCTGCCAAAGCGGTCGGTCTCGTGCTGCCGGAGCTGAAAGGCAAGTTGAACGGCTTCTCGATGCGCGTCCCGACCCCGAACGTATCGGTGGTTGACCTTGTGGCGAACGTCGCTCAAGACGTGACGGTCGATGCTGTCAACGCTGCGCTGAAAGAAGCGGCAGCAGGCTCGCTGAAAGGCATCCTCGGCTACACCGATGAGCCGCTCGTTTCGGTTGACTTTGTCGGCGATGCGCGCTCTTCGATCGTCGACGGTCTGTCCACGATGGTCGTCGGCGAGAAGACGGTGAAAGTCGTCGCTTGGTACGACAACGAGTGGGGTTACTCCGAGCGCGTGGTCGACCTCGCCCGTCTCGTCGGCAAGAAATTGCAAGAAAAAGTGTCCTGCTAAGCGAGAATGCAGGGAAAATTGGCAATAAGAGTCGCCAGCGGGCGGCTCTTTTTGTATAATGGGGAACGGTACATCAGGGAAGTATAGTAAGCACTATGGGCT
Protein-coding regions in this window:
- a CDS encoding MurT ligase domain-containing protein, whose amino-acid sequence is MYGLRFQAAVLAAKMTKKLLTLTGRKGTTLPGQIALRICPDLLAVYGKLLGQRTVFITGTNGKTTTSNLLVHFLRQDGRNVISNSLGANLIQGIATTLIEGVNFARHQDQAVVLEVDEATIGNVIGHLQPKAVVVTNFFRDQMDRYGELDTVVDMVGRALKKAPNNTTVILNADDPLVTSIAPEGKTVVYYGIESSQFDSESHSEVRDGKFCRQCGGNLQYSLYHYGQLGFYDCPDCDFTRPIPSVVAEDVALHAEGIRFQVGSVTGFINSPALYNVYNALAAITASTVFGVQDEVLVREMGYMKTQLGRMERLTSAGGRNLMLTLVKNPTGFNEVLKVVEHEQRPVELVIILNDRYADGTDVSWIWDTNIERLHQFADLRRIYCAGTRAEDFAIRLRYADLGSITEIVEPDIACVEQALRDLPDGHMLYILSTYTSLYNIRDHLLNQGGKELAPENRASVS
- a CDS encoding glutamine amidotransferase, producing MHLKIAHLYPDLLDLYSDRGNVIILQKRAEWRGLRATVDEITVGHEPDLSEYDILVMGGGMDREQGIVAGDLQKRRENLQHAVDKGTVIVAICGGYQLLGNYFETSGGQRIPGIGLLDIETVGAKVRMVGNVVAEMEIDGVKTNIIGYENHSGKTYLGKGVQPMMKVIKGYGNSGEDKFEGVRQGTVFGTYLHGPLLAKNPALADHMISLALKRKDLSVQLEGLNDELEARTQQKLYKRLVESR
- a CDS encoding MFS transporter, translated to MKQLQMQSRADHNIRILFWATLFGSVNFLEPILTLFYFERGLSEAGVLWMTLCWCMAVLVFEVPTGAFADRFGAKASFLVGSLVGMLSTAVLFFADSLLLFCLSNVLSGMAVTFFSGSEEALIYESLKEEQREDEMSGVMGKIQSAIYVPAIAATLFGAFWARDLAEDQFRLLILFGLLAQLVRLVLVFRVANPKQEDSFRDNPFQHVKNGMYVIKKTPDLIKLFLNFTIVFIPAVAVFGKFEQPYLNLSGLPVEWLGVLYATGSAVALLIARKLDWLTGRFSRVTLMQVTGIATFLMVLTATLIQNSLAVALTVYFVLRISRTIRYPLYSHLANGYIPSGSRATTLSLLSIADSLFDLLIIGGVALISTLGLGAAQYSSMTVIFGVCALIILLGNLAPIRVAKEATKLQELKHQ
- a CDS encoding NAD(P)/FAD-dependent oxidoreductase, with amino-acid sequence MKYDCIVIGGGPSGLMAAISAGLHGAKVLLLEKGDKLGRKLLISGGGRCNVTNNKDIDELIKHIPGNGRFMHGPFSVFNNRDIVRFFEDLGIKLKEEDRGRMFPVTDKAKSVLDALLRKMDELDITIKTNTPVAHVRYEDGQVAGVKLRGGGSFDSRTVIIAVGGMSVPKTGSTGDGYAWARAAGHTITELYPTEVPVRSNTQWVRDLQGLSLRHIVLTVLNAKGKKVIEHEGDMIFTHFGISGPAVLRCSQFVVKELKKGGSSVQMLLDLFPDKRPEDVHSELFKLAEQEPKKAFKNVIKGYIPERMIPLCLSQAGLPEDTTFANLPKKPLAELAALLKALPITATGTLSIEEAFITGGGVHLKEITPSTMQSKLMPGLFFSGEVLDLHGYTGGFNITVAFSTGYVAGKSAAELH
- a CDS encoding DUF1292 domain-containing protein is translated as MSDHNHVHDENCNHDHEHEEVVILTDDEGNEREFIIVETMQVEEQHYAILVAADGTEDDGFIMRIEEDEEGEEYLIDIEDEQEWNRVVAAYEKMADAE
- a CDS encoding YlbF family regulator; this translates as MSTLDRNEIWAQAFELGEMILRTPEVDHYKKCEEQMLANAELAAKVSKFKELQENYDRLAEYSQGPHLDGLRQDMKQLQAELDSYPEVKAYKEAMQKVDELLQAVTEKIASTIAATPEA
- a CDS encoding DUF1292 domain-containing protein; protein product: MEHHKFRFIKGREYAFFHEDVHLLMIDFERDEKKEIYRIDDQEADGTYILEYPGELYIEQIKEIITSIFFVQVSEEHREGRYALGAYFTCQRKEYALFYDRENLENAELIFFRAVATGTGDYELSNITDEDEYREVVEHIQERYGHIFS